The following nucleotide sequence is from bacterium.
GTAGCTCTGGGGTCGGTGGGCCAGGTAGGCCTCCGTCGCCGCCGCCACGTCGGGATACCTCCCCCTCCGCCAGGCGGCCAGCTCCACGCCGTATACCGCGTCGTCCACCACCTCGGTTATCCGGCTCTCCGCTGCGAGGTTGGAGTAGAGGATGTAGGCCCGGTCGTATTCCCCCAGACCGTAGCGGCAGTCGGCGATGCGCAGGCGGGCGTAGTCGTAGTAGCCCGAGTCGGGGTAGTCCGCGAGGAGGCGGTCGAACTCGGGGAGCGCCTCGGCGTAGCGGCCGATCTCGAAGTAGGCGTGGGCCACCAGATACAGGGCGTCGTCGGCCAGCTCGTCGTCGGGGTAGAGCCGGACGAGCTGGGCGTAGTCCCGCTGCCCCCGTTCGTGCTCACCCGACCTGACGTAAGCCTGCGCCCGCCCGTACAGGGCCAGCGGGGCGAGGTCGTTGTCGGGGAAGCGCTCGAGGAACTCACCGAACCGCTCGATGGTCCGGGCGTCGTCACCCGAGCGGAAATCCATCCGGGCCAGCTCCAACAGGGCGTCGTCGGCCAGACCGCCGTCACCGGAGGCGACGGTCTCCAGGAGAAGGGCGGCCTCCGCGGCGCGTCCCTGACGCAGCACCGCCATCCCGTGCCAGTACGCGGACATCCCGGCGAGCTCCGTCCCGCCCAGGGCGGCGAAGCACCCCTCGGCGGCGGCGTAGTCCCGCTGGCGGTAGAGGCACAGACCGGCCTTGAACCGGGCGGTGTCGGCCCCCTCCCCGCCGTTCCCGGCGATGCGGGCGAAGGTGTCGGCCCCCACCGTGTAATCCCCCCCGGCGTATGCGGCCTCGGCCAGAAGCCACCTGGCCGCCTCACCCCAGCGGGGGTCGCCCGCGAGACCGGCGGCCACGGCCTCCGCGGCGGCGTACTCGCCGGCCTCGTACGAGGCGTAGCCCAGGTAGTAGCGGGCGACGGCGTCTCTCTCAGGCTCGAACTCCTTCCAGCCCAGGGCGTCGTGGAGGTTGTCAGCGGCCTCGGCGTACTCGCCCAGGGCGCAGAGGACCAGCCCGCGCTCGTAGAGAACCTCCGCCTCCAGGCCGTGGGGCGAATCGGCGAGGGACCGGTTGAAAGCCGCCGCCGCCCCGGCGTAGTCTCCGAGAGCGACGAGGGTGCGGCCCTGCCAGTAGCGAATCTGTCCCCGCCAGGCGGGTTCGTCGCAGAGCTCGCCGGCTCGATCCAGACTCACATCGGCCCCGACCGTATCCTCCAGTTGGAGCTGGGTCTGGGCCAGGGCGAAGTAGAGCCTCCACGACGGCTCGTACTCGCGTTCGATTTCCCGGTAGGCCCGGAGCGCCGCTGGGTAGTCACCCAGGGCGTAGAGGCTGTCACCCAGATAGTAGAGGGAGAGCCGGTGCGTCTTTGCGTCGGTGGTGACGCGCGTGACACCGCGGAAGCTCGCCGCGGCCCGCGCGTGACGGCCCGTGGCGCGGTAGCCCTGCCCCACCGAAAAGAGCGACTGCTCCAGGTGGCGATCGGTGGGGTCGTTGAGAATCAACAGCTCGAGGTGGTGTG
It contains:
- a CDS encoding tetratricopeptide repeat protein, giving the protein MCTVFTVPASARVETEEFYDRGLFGVTELLATPEALLDTDSEALFLLGSAELAEGSPELATHHLELLILNDPTDRHLEQSLFSVGQGYRATGRHARAAASFRGVTRVTTDAKTHRLSLYYLGDSLYALGDYPAALRAYREIEREYEPSWRLYFALAQTQLQLEDTVGADVSLDRAGELCDEPAWRGQIRYWQGRTLVALGDYAGAAAAFNRSLADSPHGLEAEVLYERGLVLCALGEYAEAADNLHDALGWKEFEPERDAVARYYLGYASYEAGEYAAAEAVAAGLAGDPRWGEAARWLLAEAAYAGGDYTVGADTFARIAGNGGEGADTARFKAGLCLYRQRDYAAAEGCFAALGGTELAGMSAYWHGMAVLRQGRAAEAALLLETVASGDGGLADDALLELARMDFRSGDDARTIERFGEFLERFPDNDLAPLALYGRAQAYVRSGEHERGQRDYAQLVRLYPDDELADDALYLVAHAYFEIGRYAEALPEFDRLLADYPDSGYYDYARLRIADCRYGLGEYDRAYILYSNLAAESRITEVVDDAVYGVELAAWRRGRYPDVAAATEAYLAHRPQSYLAPELTLMLARHRRDSGDIEGAIGFYGSILSDYGESPEVTGATRELARCYRKTGELDEALALLLEALSDVTSDSVRAGLHFEIAQIARELGDYDRAILHYSSVVNGYPGSSSYVPALYELASCYKEIRFLSSARDILDRLLALDSADGYRDRAYLLRAFVEQMDGREARAIEYYRLAAVSSNPEVSVQASFWLGECYFGVGQLDDALSTFQRVIDDYSDRYPSYAARALLRRGQIYERRHQPVAARRQYVLLTRGDFPLSYRQEAETRLARLR